The region CGGCGGAAGAACCAGCGTTCCCCGAAGCAGTCGCCGAGCGCCAGGCCGCGCAGGCTGGCGAAGGCGGCCGAGGCATCCCCTGTGTCGTAAGCGTCGGACATGCGCTCAAGGTACTTGCGCGGAGGAGACTGGACACGTGGATATCGCCGCCAAGGATTCCGTCGCCCGGGACTTCACCCCCGAGCAGATCGAGCGCGCCCGCGCCTACAAGCGCGACGTCCGCCCCCTGCGCCTGACGTCGATGCTCGTCGGCCTGGCCGTCCCGCTGGTCCTCGGCCTGACGCCGGCCGGCGCCGGGCTGGTCGAGGCCGCCGGCGACATCGGCGGCGGCGGGTGGGTGGCCACGGCGTTGCTCGGCAGCGTCGCGCTGTCGCTGCTCGGGCTGGTGATCCGGATACCGCTGAGCATGTGGGGCGAGACCGTCAGCCGCCGCTGGGGGCTGTCCAAGCGCGGCTGGGGGTTGTTCGCCGCCGACACGGCCAAGGGGTTCGTCATCGGCGCGGTCCTCACCGCGGCTGCGGTCATCGCGTTCTACGCGCTCCTGCGCAATGGCGGCGGTGCCTGGTGGGTCTGGGCGGCGCTGGCCGCCGCGGTGCTCGCGGTGCTCGGCTCCTTCATCATGCCGGTGCTGATCGAGCCGTTGTTCAACAAGTTCAAGCCGCTGCCCGAGGGCCCGCTGCGCGATCGGCTGATGGCGCTCGTCGAGCAGTCCGGCGTGCCGGTCAGGGACATCCTGGTCAGCGACAGCTCCAAGCGGACCACGGCCGCCAACGCCTACGTCTCCGGCTTCGGCAAGACCCGCCGCCTGGTCGTCTGGGACACCACCACCGACAGCCTGGACACCGACGAGGTCGCCGCGATCGCCGCCCACGAACTCGGCCACGCCGCCCGGCGCGACGTACTGGTCGGCACCGTCTTCGCGGCGGTCGGGGCGGCGCTGGGCGTCGCGGTCCTGGCCGCGGCGCTGCACTGGTCGCCGCTGCTGGACGCCGCCGGGGTCGCGCACGCCGCCGACCCGCGCTCGCAGGCCCTGGTCCGGGCCGTGCTGGTGGTGATCGGGCTGGTCGGCGAGCCGTGGGGACTGGCCTTCAGCCGCCACATCGAGGCCCGCGCCGACGGCTACGCCCTGGACCTGTTCCGTGCTCCCGACACCATCGTGCGCATGGAACGCGCCCTGGCCGTCCAGAACATCGCCGACCTGGAACCCCGCCGCTGGGAGGTCATCCTGCGCTACACCCACCCGCCGATCCCCGACCGCATCGCCCACGCACGCCGCTGGGCTGCGGAAACAGGGGTGCCTATTCCTAAGTCCCTCTAAGCGGGGTCTAAGGATCGGGGCGAGAATTGAAAGTGGGACACGGAGTGACATCTACAGAAGGGTGAAGGAGGTGGAGGCCCATGGATCCCCGTTACTACGTTGGCGGGCGCCATTTCCACGAGGGCCTCGGATGGGGAGGGTGGCTGCTCTGGGTGCTGTTCATGATCGCACTCTGGGCGCTGGTCATCATGGCGGTCGTGTGGTTGGTGCGCAGCTTCACGCACCGCGGATCGATGACGGCACAGCGCCCGGCCCAGGCGTACGGCGGGACGGGGACGGTCTCCGCCGAGCAGATCCTGGCAGAGCGGTTCGCCCATGGCCAGATCGACGAGAACGAGTACCGGGCCCGGCTCGGGGTGTTGCGAGGGGACCGGCCGATGGCGGCGCAAGCCGCGCCACCGGCTTCGCCGGCTTCACCGGCACCACCCCCGACGCCCCCGACGCCTCCGGCACCACCGCCGGCAGCGCCGCAGCAGCCTCCGCCTCCGCCGGAGTGAGAGCCGGCGGAGGCGAAGGATCCGGTGGGAACAAGACGTCCGACAGGTCGTGACAGCCAGGTCAGACGAACAGCAGTGCCGGATGCCGAGGGTCGTCCATCCGTGCCGTCAGGGACGCGGCACGCGATGGATCGGCCTCGGCGTCGTACCGCGCGTACGCCGGTAGCGTCCACGCCAGATCCTCGGGCGTGCGCCGCTCCAGCGCCCCGCGGGAAAGCCACAGATGCACCTCGACATCGAAGGGCAGCCCGATCCCCATCAGGAACGTGCCCTCGACGATCAGCACGCCGTCCGGCGGCACCTCGACGTACTGCGCGCGACTGGCGCGATCGCGCTCGGCGTTCCACAGGGTGGGGAGAACGCGCCCGGAACCGCCCGGCTCGAGCGGGCCGAACACCTCGCGCCTCAAACCGTTGAGGTCCAGCCACTCGGCGTAGAAGACGTCCGGATCCTCCCGGCCGTGCTCCAGCCGCAGCGAGCGCGGCCGCAGGAAGTCGCCGGCCGAGATCCGCAGCGTCGGGCGGCCGTCGCCGGCCAGCACCCGCTCGACGGCCGCCGCCACCTCCGCCGTGCCCGACCCCGGCGCGCCGTCGATCGCCAGCCGGGTCCAGGGATCCTTGAGGCGGCGCCGCTCCGGCTCGTGCGCGGCCACCAGGTTCGCGATGCGTGTGGCCAGCCGCGCCGGCGAGATGGGCTCCGCCCGCATCACGAATCCGCGATCGCCGCGACGATCGACACCGAGGCCGCCCGCCGCCCCGGCAGCACCGAGGCCGCCAGCCCCGCCACCGCCGCCAGCAGCACATACCCGGCCAGCGTGATCATCGGCACCGACAGCACCGCGCCGCCCTCGACCCGCCCGATCAGCGCCTCCAGCGCCGCGGCGATCCCGACCCCCAGCGCGACCCCCATCAGCGCCCCGACCGCCGACATCAGCACCG is a window of Catenulispora sp. MAP5-51 DNA encoding:
- a CDS encoding M48 family metallopeptidase: MDIAAKDSVARDFTPEQIERARAYKRDVRPLRLTSMLVGLAVPLVLGLTPAGAGLVEAAGDIGGGGWVATALLGSVALSLLGLVIRIPLSMWGETVSRRWGLSKRGWGLFAADTAKGFVIGAVLTAAAVIAFYALLRNGGGAWWVWAALAAAVLAVLGSFIMPVLIEPLFNKFKPLPEGPLRDRLMALVEQSGVPVRDILVSDSSKRTTAANAYVSGFGKTRRLVVWDTTTDSLDTDEVAAIAAHELGHAARRDVLVGTVFAAVGAALGVAVLAAALHWSPLLDAAGVAHAADPRSQALVRAVLVVIGLVGEPWGLAFSRHIEARADGYALDLFRAPDTIVRMERALAVQNIADLEPRRWEVILRYTHPPIPDRIAHARRWAAETGVPIPKSL
- a CDS encoding SHOCT domain-containing protein, with translation MDPRYYVGGRHFHEGLGWGGWLLWVLFMIALWALVIMAVVWLVRSFTHRGSMTAQRPAQAYGGTGTVSAEQILAERFAHGQIDENEYRARLGVLRGDRPMAAQAAPPASPASPAPPPTPPTPPAPPPAAPQQPPPPPE
- a CDS encoding uridine kinase, whose product is MRAEPISPARLATRIANLVAAHEPERRRLKDPWTRLAIDGAPGSGTAEVAAAVERVLAGDGRPTLRISAGDFLRPRSLRLEHGREDPDVFYAEWLDLNGLRREVFGPLEPGGSGRVLPTLWNAERDRASRAQYVEVPPDGVLIVEGTFLMGIGLPFDVEVHLWLSRGALERRTPEDLAWTLPAYARYDAEADPSRAASLTARMDDPRHPALLFV